TATCATCCCTCACTTTTTGTAATAACTCCAAATTTTCTGGATCATTTTGTGCTGTAAGGGTTTGGAGTTGTTGTTTTTTCTCCTCAAATTGTGTTCCAGTGCTTCCCATATTTCGACTCCAAGCTACCAAGGCCATATGACAATCCCTAATTTTTGAGAATAGCCGAAACATAGGGCTGCCCACCGGTGGTTCCCTACTCCATACCTCCCGAATAATGGCTTCGCATTCGGGATGTGTCGCCCATTTTTCCTCAAACCTTTTCGGGATTTTCTTTCTCCTTGTGTTGCCTACTCTACCATGGATGATTAGAAAAATAAGCTCATGATCCGAATATGATACCTGCAAATGGTTCACTGCTGCATGTGGAAACCTTTCTCTCCACTCCATTGTAGCACATGCCCTATCCAGACGCTCTTGAACAAAAGCATCCTTTGGCCTTCCATTTCGCCATGTAAACATATTACCCTGGTACCCCAGAGCAATTAGTCCACACTGCAATAATGCATTACGAAATGCCTCCATAAGTCGGTGGGGTTTGGGGAGCCTACCTTGCTTCTCTGCTGAGTTCAAGATTTCGTTGAAGTCTCCCAAGCATACCTATGGCAGTGAGTCTCTAGTGTGTAGATGCCTCAACTAACTCCATGATTCATGTCGGTGATGTTCTTCTGGTCTCCCATAAAAACCGGTAATTCTCCAAGGATTGGCTGGGTCTGTCATGATATGTGCATCGATATGGTTTTGAGAGTAAGTCTGAATATGTAAAGTGATCTCCTCCTTCCATAGCATAGCTAGGCCGCCTGCCCTATGGATGTAAGGAACATCGAACGTATTATCGTACCACAATTCTGCTTGTATTTTTCTCATCTCATCCACTGTCCGTTTCGTCTCCATAAAAAACGGGACCTTAGGAGCTTTCTCCCTCACCAAATGAGAGAGGACTGTGCCTGCATGAGGGTTCCCAAGCCGCCTGCAGTTCTAGCTTAACACATTCATTGCGCTCGACGGGGCTGACTGTTAGCCTCCGCTGCTGTGTATGGTGAGTAAGTTGTATGTGCCTTGCTTCGTTTCCTTCCCCCTGTGTTACCTTCATCCTTGCTAAATCTTCTCTGTCATTTCAACCCAATTTGTTTGTGTCCTTCAATCTCAATCTGTATTTGTTTCGGTCTGGTTTCGGCATCGTCTCGGCGCTCTATCTTTTTCCACTTATGTGTTTCAGATGGAGGCTTCTTTTTGGCATCATGTGGAGAGGCACGTGCCCTATTATTGAACATATCAACTAGGGTTTCATCACATGGGTCGGTGGTATTAGCTCCTTCATCTGTTTCCACATACGTAACTAGCACCATGTTTAAATTTCTCCCTAAAATATCGAGTTGCATGATTTCAGGGATATCGATTTGCATTGTTCATTGATGTGAGGGTTGCTCATTACTCACAGAATTACTCACCTCCAATAATTCCATAATTAATGCTTGTCGTTTCTCTCTGACTGTAACGGTGTCCAAGTTGGCTCAGTTTGTCATCGCTGAACTTGCCCTATGTTGCCGTGGTGTTTGCATCGGGTCCCTAGCTTGATCACCGATAGCTTCCCTTCCACATGACTGTGCTCCGAAACTCCTACCATTCGATTTAACTTGTCGTCGGAACCTCGCCTTGAGCCACTCCCCATACAGCCTTTCCCCTGTTTTAGCCGAGACTTAATTCAAGCATTCCTTTGCTTCATGTCTGAGCTTGCCACAACTAAAACACAGCCCAACCAATCTTTCATACTGGAATGCTATTTGCACCCTCACACCCTCCGGGCTAAGTACTAGAGCGCCCCTCTGGATTGGTTTATCCAATGGCAATTCAAATCTAATCCGAAGGAAGCGAGCTTGGCCCGCAGCAATTGCCTTGCAATCCACTTCCAAGACTCTCCCAATGCCACCACCGATATCTTTCCTTGCTTCTTCATTAATGAGATCCAAAGGCAGCCCCCAAACCTGGACCCATATTGGTACAACTTTGAAATCCACAATAAACGTCGTCATTCCCTTCTCCCATCTTTTCAATAACAATAAGTGGTTATTGAAACTCCACAGTCCATTATTTAGGACTCACTTCAATCGGCTCTCCATGGAGAATTTGAATTGCATTAGCCCCTCATCGACATTCGTAATCTTTAGATCATGGCCAAATTTCCACACAGACCTTAGTAGATTTTTGGCAGCCCATAGATTGATTGGTTTTGTCGTATGAAAACGACCCATTAGGCTTAATGAACACTCCTCCAATATCTTAGCATGATTCTGTGATTGAACCTTTATAACTtcatcctcctcctccatcAAATGGATACTTTGAAGCCTTTCAATAAAATCAGCATCCATTTGGGCTGAAGAAGTATACACTCTTTGTATGGTTGGTAAATTCGTACTATGGCTCCTGTTCAATAGCTGTAAGAAAAAAAGTATCTTATTGGAAGCAAATCTTCCCCTTACCCCTTCAATAAAGATGGAGGAAAACCAGCCCCTACCCgaaagtagaagaaaaaaaaagctcacCCTAGATGAGAGGAAAGACTCCTACagagaggagaaaaaaataggcatagagagagtttgagatttgtatatatttttaataaatttaaatttagaatagGTGCTTTCAAcccaaacatgttttttcccATTATGTAAGTgcataaaaatatatcaaagtGAACCAAAATGGATCGAAGTGATCCGAATGGATCGAAGTGATCCGAATGGATCAAATGGaacaaaatggaccgaataggagcaaattggaccaaataaaaatgaatggaTAGATTAGGACCAACGAATAGAATGGACCGAATGAGATCAATTGGACCGAATATGATTGAAGTGGGGTGActggaccaaataggaccaaTGTTGACTGAATAGTATCGAAGTGGATAGAATGGACCGAAGAGAACCAAAGTGGATAAAATGTACCGAATAGGACCATAGTGGACTAAATGACCCGAATAGGACTAAAGTAGACAGAATGGACCGATTAggaccaaatagaaccaaagtggacagaatgaaccgaattggaccaaatccaaccgaataggaccaaagtgaacAAAATGGACTGAACAAGACCAATATGGACCGAATACAACCGAATTGGACTGAATATGACCAATGTGGATCGAATGGACCAGATAGGACGGAAGTGGACTGAATAATTGAATAAGACCAAATTGAAGTGGACCGAATAAAACTTTAGTGGATAgaatggactaaataggaccGAATAAGATCAAATTGGATTGAAGAGGACAtaatggactgaatagaaccaatgtggaccaaataagacttttaaatatttataatttttactgcatttttagggctcatatttcaaatttctaatgtctattttctttgtatttttaactcaaaactaaagattttagcccaaatataataaaatttcatacttttcaacccaaaaattaaagaaaaaaattgaatttttgcaCTAAATTTGAAAAGGCAAtctacaaaaagaatcaatttaacgCTTAATTAGTCTAAAATGAACTAAAGGAAATTAAAATTGACCGAGTGGACCAAATTGAACTAAAGTAGACCTAATTAGACCAATTAtaaactatttaatttttagggagaacaaattatcttcaaaaaatttagagaaaaaattatacattatattacaatacaaaataaCTATTTATTTCCACACATCGCGTAGGTCTGCGACTAGTAGtgtattaattttcaaacattgTAGCCCCCATCAAGCACACTGAAACAAACTAAAAGATCTCAGtgtattaattttcaaacatggTAGCCCCCATCAAGCACACTGAAACTAGCTAAAAGATCTCAGTTGCATGTGGCTTAGTATTTTGGCGAAAGTGatgaaactatatatttaaTGCTTCTATACAAGTCAATTGAGGGAAAAAGTTTGTAACTCATGGTAAGGGAAACTTAAATATATCACTTCGTGGTGCTATttcttgtttatatatatatataaacaagaaATAGCACCACGAAGTGATATATTTAAGTTTCCCTTACCATGAGTTACAAACTTTTTCCCTCAATTGACTTGTATAGAAGCATTAGCATAGttggttttaaaaatttagaagcCAAGAATtcgataaattattttttacatcGGTGTATTACACATCTCTATTCACATAAATATGAATCATATATACTAGAACCATATGTGggatttattattatgatttgtGGAAAATGTAATAGCTCGCCCTTATTTAGCTCCGATCATAGAATTAAAAGGTGCTTCTAGTGATCTCAAATGGCCCTCGGTAGAgctatagagtttttttttttttttttttttgattgattgaacATTTAGTTGGGGTTAAACGAGATGCAAATAGTGTTGCATTTCTCTTGTTAAGTTTGCTTTTACAAATAGGTCTTCTATTTATCGtaataagttttcttttttctttatgtttttttttttttttttttgaagcggGAGATATTGAACCTTAAATATCTTTATTAGAAGTATTAGGAGATATCAactaattgagttacaaaactcttggagAAAATGgacttttgcccttattttttaaaaatatctagcacaatgtccctgttttgaaactatataggaatgtccctgttttgaaactcaattttctcaaaatcgagtttcaatgtaaaactcaattttcGCTATAGccaaatcaaactttaaaatatatatatatatatatatatatatatatatattttttttttttttttttttttttggaactcgagttccattcaagtaacttgagttccatgaactcgagttccttgaatggaactcgagttccacttgaaaattttcaatgaactcgagttccttaaatggaactcgagttccacttgaaaattttcaaggaacttgagttcatggaacttgagttctccactgaaacttgattttaaaaaaatcgagtttcaaaataagaacATATCGCgttatagtttcaaaacagtGACATTGtgctagatattttaaaaaatatgagtaAAAGTCCATTTTCTCCCAAAACTCTTAGCTattttctcttccttcttcaatTTGAAAGAGTTGAGAAAAGATGGTGGTTGTGGTTTgtatgtttaatgaaatagtgcattattataaataaataaaaaggcactacatccacaatattttcacaacaaaacttTCTTATCACTTTAGCCCATAGTAAAGTTGGACCCTTAAGAATGGCTAGCCCATGGAAGGGCTGAGACTACGAGAATTGGGAACCCCAGGCTTGAATTATTGCACTATGCCCAATAGGCCTAACCAATCAAGCAAAGTTTTGGTCCTGTTGGATCATTTTTGTTAAGCCGAGTCCTACTTTAAAGGTCTGCCCTTTCAATTATTCTTTCAATACGAATACTTTCTGCTGCCGCGTTCTGGCCCCACATCAACTACTCTCTGTCTCAAGAAAAGGATAGATAAAGTGGGAAAGTAACAGAGAGGTTAATAAAACCCACTTTCTTTGTATGGTCGAAACTCACAAAGAATAAACATATCAAACtcacaaagaaagagaatgtgtgtttatgtgaatgagagagaaagaaagcaagcaagcaaaacccaaaacactGTTTGAGATTATTTTCGATGTGCCTTGATATCCCCCCTTCATAGTGCTTCTAGAAGTTCTACTATGTGCGTGACAGCAGCAATTCACTCTACACCTCAGAAAAGTATTTTTCCATAAATTATAGtctaaatacaaattttagaaaatcaaaatcagGAAATACATAATAGCCTTGCTATCACtgtaaggctgcgtttgtttcacATGTAAACTAGTtacggaaaatattttacataaatggGTGTGTTTGACACCAATTGAAATTATAGTCAAACTGAAAATTGCTTACACTTTGACTGTAAAATACCCTTTTCCACCTATAAAACCATTTCCgtttttattttaccttcaattcaTTTCCACTTCTTACACACTCTCTCGGGTTCTCACACTCTCCCTCACGCCAGTCCGAGCTCCACACTCTCCCTCACACTAGTCCGAGCTCCACCCTCTCCCTCATGCCAAACGCAGCTTCCCTCTCACCAATCCGAGCTCCATCCACAGTCCGACGAGCGCTGCCGATCCACCCACGGTGAGTTTCCTCCATTGTTTCTCCTCATTTTAGTCCAACCCACCCTCTAAAAAAGCCGATCCACACACCTCCGACCACACACCTCTGACCCACCCTCTACAAAAGCCAATTCACACACCTCCAATCCACGCACCTCCGACCCACACACCTCCGACCCACCCTCTACAAAAGCCGATCCACATCTTCTCAAACCCATCTAGCCAAAATCCACtctcaaacccataaacaaccCAAATGCTACTCTCACTATCTCAAATccgatctatatatatatatatatatatatatatatatatatatatatatatatatatatatatattttttttttttttttttttttaatttaattatttatttatatacatatttaattatttatttacttttttaattatccattttttatttaattattgatttcaGAAATTAACTTTTGTTGGTGTTACAATTATACAGAAATAGAATGCAATATGATTTGTTGGTGTAAATATTGATTGTGATGGTATTATGTTGTGTATGTTGTTGATGTTacaattatacaaaaatatatgTGCATAAATTTTGGTACTCGTTATCAATGTGATTTGTGAACTGTTGGTGAATGTATATGGCACCTTATGAATACTGTGGGCACACTGCCATAGTGGTTGTGTTTTTTCCCTTGATCTTGAACTGGGCTTGTTATAACATTTATATGAATTTGGATGGTTTAACAAACTTTGAGCATGGTTGTATATACTGATTGTGTTAGAGATCATGGGTGTTGTGTTGGTTGACAGGGTGTGCTCTGCTGTTTTCTATTTGTGGTTGTTTTTATATACTGTGTAATCAATAGCATGCTTATTTACATGCCTCTTAAACCACaatgtttgtgattttttagatgaagaaaaaaaccaaagcagTAGTTCTTGTCTCAGTTGCATCTATCCTCCTTGTGGGGGTTGCATTGGTAAGGAAATTGCGACGTAGGTGACTGCCTAGGGCGCCTTATGTTAATCGTGCAGCCGAAAGAGAGCATTACATAAATAGTATTCTGCATGGAAGTGAGAAACTTTGTGTGAGTCAAATTAGGATGAAGCCTATAGCTTTCCACCACTTATGTCACATCCTCACTGAGGGGGAGCACATACACCCGACTATTCACATGTCCGTTACGGAGCAAATGCTAATTTTCTTACACATTATTGGTCATAATGTGAGGTTTCGTGTAATTAGTAGTCAGTTCCATAGATCGATTGAGACTGTTCATAGATACTTCAAGGTCGTCCTTAGGGGGGTCCTGAAATTATATAGAGCTCTAATAAGACTGTCTAGCGAAGATACACCCCTAAAGATAAGGGATAGCAGAAGTTTCTACCCATATTTTACGATAAATATTACAACTTGTGTATATGTGTAAATTGTGAAGATTTGTGTAATTTTAAACCATTATGTCTATCGAAAATTAGGATTATATTGGAGCAATAGATGGC
This genomic stretch from Castanea sativa cultivar Marrone di Chiusa Pesio chromosome 1, ASM4071231v1 harbors:
- the LOC142614417 gene encoding uncharacterized protein LOC142614417, whose amino-acid sequence is MEAFRNALLQCGLIALGYQGNMFTWRNGRPKDAFVQERLDRACATMEWRERFPHAAVNHLQVSYSDHELIFLIIHGRVGNTRRKKIPKRFEEKWATHPECEAIIREVWSREPPVGSPMFRLFSKIRDCHMALVAWSRNMGSTGTQFEEKKQQLQTLTAQNDPENLELLQKVRDDINTLLYQE
- the LOC142614502 gene encoding uncharacterized protein At4g02000-like, giving the protein MDADFIERLQSIHLMEEEDEVIKVQSQNHAKILEECSLSLMGRFHTTKPINLWAAKNLLRSVWKFGHDLKITNVDEGLMQFKFSMESRLKWEKGMTTFIVDFKVVPIWVQVWGLPLDLINEEARKDIGGGIGRVLEVDCKAIAAGQARFLRIRFELPLDKPIQRGALVLSPEGVRVQIAFQYERLVGLCFSCGKLRHEAKECLN